The window GGCTTGAAGGGGAAGAATCACCAATCAAGCATGTTATTTATGTTATCAAGGAAAATCGTACGTATGATCAGGTATTTGGAGATATGGAAAAAGGAAATGGCGATCCGAACTTGACGATCTTTGGTAAAGATATTACTCCGAATATTCATAAGCTGGCCGATCAATTCGTGTTATTGGATAACTTTTATGCGAACGCTGAAATTAGTGCGCAGGGGCATAACTGGTCAACAGCCGCTCAGGCTAACGACTATGTAGAGAAAAACTGGTTTGCAAACTACTCTGGTCGTAACCGTAGTTATGACTTCGAAGGAGGAAATGAAGCTGCCTATCCAAAAGCAGGATTCTTATGGTCAAATGCCATTCGCTCAGGAGTATCCTTCAGAAGCTATGGCGAATTCGTCAATTATGATAAAAATTCAGGAAAATATGTTGCAGCTGAAGCTGGCATGGGAAATAATTTTGACCCGGACTACCCTTCCTATAATCTCAAAATTTCTGACCTCACCCGCTTTGATAGGTGGGCAGAAGAATATAAGCAGTACGAAGCGAATGGAAATCTTCCACAGCTGCAAATCGTTCGCCTGTCTAATGATCATACGCTTGGAACAAAACCGGGAGAACTAACCCCTCAAGCTATGGTGGCACAAAACGATTATGCACTCGGAAAACTTGTTGATATGGTAAGTTCCTCTCCTTATTGGAAAGATACAGCTATTTTTGTTACGGAAGATGATGCCCAGAATGGATGGGATTCAGTTGATGCTCACCGGACAACATCGCTTGTTATCAGCCCTTACACACAAACGGGAAAGGTGGACAGCTCACAATATGATACAACGTCAATGCTTCGTACCATGGAAATGATCCTTGGAATGAAACCAATGACACAATTTGATGCTTCTGCTGTTCCGATGATCAATTCTTTCACTCATAAACCTAATTTGGCACCATTTAAGGTAGAAGAACCAACATACCCACTTGATCTTAAAAATGGTCAAAATGCACCGATGGCCCAAGAATCTGAAAAACTGGATTTCTCAGGTGTTGATCATGCTGACTCTGAAAAATTAAACAAGATACTCTGGAGAGCAACAAAAGGAAATAAACCTTTTCCAGGTGAAACAAAGAAATCCAACTAAATAATGAAAGGCTCTTTTCCAATAGATTATGGTTTTTTTAATAGGTTTTGTGAAAAAAAAACCGTTGATAAAGAAGTTGATTGGAGCGGAAGGTGCGAGACTCCTGCGGGAGCAGCGGGACAGGTGAGACCCCACAGGCGCCTAAGCGCCGAGGAGGCTCACCGCCCGCCCCGCGGAAAGCGAGCATCCTGGAGCGGAAATCAACCACACTTTTTCTTTTGGTAAAAAGCAACAGAGTTTACGAAAACAGCCTATGAAAAAGGAAATTCAATAGAAAGATGTCAAATCTGAAAAAATTGTTTATATGAAAAGTTTTTACAATATTTTTAGCTTATGGGCCTGGCCTGACACTTTGGGCCACCCTTTTTTTTTGCATACGAAATCAAATTAATTGTAAAGGAAGGTTCTCAAGTATGATTCGATTGATTGAAGGAACAATGAAACGTTCGGTTTTGATCCTGTCATTTGTTGTTCTCATTTTAGCCTGGGGTACCATGTCTGCATTTCAGATGCAGAGGGATTACCTTCCGCCTATTAACAATACTGCCCTCATGGTAACTATACAGGCGAATAATTATCAGGCTGATCAGGTTAAGAAACTCATTACGGCTAAAGTGGAGGAAGCTGTTGGAACTGTTGATAAGCTGAGCTATATTGAGGCAAACTCTTTTGATGGCGGTTTAATGTCGAGCCTTTACTTTCCTGGCAAAACTGATATGGAGAAGGCTGAGAATGAAGTTAAGGCAGCTGTTGAAAAAATTAAATGGCCTGACGGTGTGAAAACTCCACAGATCACTCGTATTAGTACCAACTCTTTTCCGGTCATGCGATTAAGTTTGACAAGCTCTTCTAAGAACCTTAATGAAAATCAGCTGCGTACATCCATTCAAGAAAAAGTAGTAAATGAAATTAAGGATGTTCCAGGGGTAAGGGAAGTACGTGTGACCGGGACAGGGAAAGATGGATACCTGTTGACTCTAAGTGCTGGTGCCCTCAAAAAATATGGTTTAACTGTGAAAGATATTCAAACTGCACTATCATCCATCCATCCGAATTGGCCTCAGGGAACAATCAATGAAAAAGGAGGACCTGAAGGACAAATATCAATGCCAATCCGTGTTACAGATTGGTCCATTAATAGTAATGATCTTAAAAACGTAAAAATTCCGATTAAGGGCACGAATACTGTAGATTTACAAGAAGTTGCGAAAATTGACAATAGTATCATTGACCTACAAACCATTTCCAGAACAGGAGGACAACCAAGTGTTCTTGTAGATATTTTAAAAACTCCTTCATCAAACATTACGGATGTGACTGAACGAATAAACGAAAGGATCAAAGAAATACCAGAAATCAATTCAGAGGCTGTCCAGCTTTCTGTGTTATTGGACCAGGGCAATGAAATAAATTCTGCTTTAAAAGGTTTAATAATAGAAGGATTAATGGGGATTGTGTTCTCGGTGATTTGTGTGTTTTTGTTTTTCAGGAATATTCGTTCAACAATGATCATTGCCATTTCCTTACCGATCTGTCTTCTTTCCGCAACAGCGATTCTAAAGGCAATGGATGTCAGTTTAAATATCTTGACCATTTCTGGATTAATTGTGGCGATGGGGCGGGTGGTCGATGATTCAATTGTGGTCATCGATAATATGTACAAAAAACAAATGAAAGAATTCAACGGCCATGTTTCAATGAGGCATTTGGCTGAGGGGGTAGTAGAAATGATTCCAGCGATTGTTGCCTCCACTGCAACCACCGTTTCTGTGTTTCTTCCTATTTCAATAATTGGAGGATTGATTAGCTCTGCTTTTTCCGGATTTGCCTGGTCCGTTGTGATCGCGCTTGGGACATCACTTGCTGTTTCTATTATCGTTGTACCAGCATTAGCTTTTTTACTTTGGAGGAAACAACCTGTTACAAAGTCGATTGAAGTTGAGACTAAAGCACAGGAAATACTTAAAAAGGTATTTTTGAAGAAAAAAATAATTGTTGCACTTACAGCGGCACTATTTGCTATTACGATTGTAAAAGCCCTGTTTTTACCGGTGAACTTTTTTCCAAATGGATATTCAAAAGGCGTAGCTATCCAGGTCGAACTTCCTGAGAAATCGCAGCTTTCTGATGTGGATGCTGAAGTGAAAAATATTGAAACCCTTTTAAAGGATAACCCAAAAGTGGAAAAATTCTCTTCAACTCTTGGTTCGGTATTTACACCCATGTTTGATGATGTCTTTGATGAAGGAGGTGGCTGGATGCAAAAACAAAATGTCGCCAATATTTCGGTTGGTATTAAGGATCAAACCGATACAGATTTATTCGTGAAGCAACTTAGAAAGAAACTCGCGACTTTATCAACAGCCGCAGTATATACGGTTATCAATCAAAATATTTCTGGGGACGATTCTCGATTAAAGGTAATTTTAACAGGGGGAGACCACCATGAACTTGAAAAAACTGCGATTATGGTAAGAAGTAAACTTCAGATGATTCCTAATTTAAGTGTGGAAGGATCGGCGAATGATGCCGATGCATCAATGAAACATTATCTTTCACTTAATCAGGAGAAAATTCAAAGCTTGGGTCTTAATGTCGATGAAGTACTCAATCGAATTAACAGCTATTTACCTCAAGACGTAAGAATGGATGTTTCCTCTGGTGACTCCATAACTCCAATTGATCTTCGTATGGATAAAGAGGAAAGCCTTGTATTGGCTGGGGATCCTGATCCTGAAAAAACCATTCTATCAAAAATCGGACATGAAATGTTTACCATCAAGGATGGTTCAAAAGTGTCGTTAGCAGAAATTACTTCATTAGAGACAAGTAACCAAACGGTAATAAGTGAGCGAGATGGTCGACCATTTGCTGCTATCACAGCTAATATAGTCACAAGAGATATCGGGAAGGTATCGAAACAAGTTAAAGATACAATGAAAACTTTGAATCTTCCTTCAGGTATCGAGTATTCAATCGGAGGGATCTCCCAGCAGGTAAAACAAATGGTGATGGAGATGATTCTTGCTTTAGCTTTGTCTCTTGCCCTTGTCCTTATGATCGTTAGTGCAGTATTTCGCGGTTGGCAGGCACCTGCTGCAGTATTGGTTTGCATCCCAATGGCGTTGATCGGGTCGGTATGGAGTATGACCATTTTTGGAATGGAATGGAATCTTGCAGCCTTGATCGGAATGTTAATGCTCACTGGAATAGTTGTCACCAACGGAATTGTGCTCGTCGATAAAATTGAACGGAATCTTGCTGATGGAATGGAAACAATACAGGCGATTGTACTTGGAACCGCGACAAGGGTCAGACCCGTGTTAATGACAGCAGGAACCACCATTTTAACCTTGCTACCGTTAGTGTTCTCAAATAGTGGGAACACGATTGTTTCAAAAACACTAGGTGTTGTCGTAGTAGGTGGTATGATCAGTTCCACGCTTATCTGCCTTCTGGTCATACCAATCTTGTATGAAAGGTTAAGTAGAAAAGCCACTCATACAAAGAACAATCATCAGCAACATGTATCTGCTTAGTAAGAAAAGATTAATAATAGATGTAGTGAGGATAGAGCCTTTCCAGTGGAAAGGCTCTTGAATTTGGTCTTTACGAGGGAAAATAGAAAGATAAAATCGGTACTTTTTTTAAATGAGGATAACGGGTTTTTGTTTAAAAAATATATGGAATGATTGGCACCACCATTGAAAGAAACAAGGCAGATGTGGTCATCGCGATATTTCCCATTGCCCCTTCTTCTTCTCCCCATAAGAGCGAACGATTTGCCCCGAGCATTTGCGCTGAGGTACCCATTGCTAAACCTTTTGCAGATTTGCTTTTTATACCCAATTGATTTAATAATTTTGGCCCGATGATCAGTGATATTAAAGCTGAAATAATTACAAAAAAGATAGTTGTCGACGTAATCCCTCCAAGGTCACTGGAAATGGTTAAAGCAATTGGTAGGGTTACCGACCTAGGAATCAGTGAAGCCAACAGCTGATGTTTCAAATGAAAAATTTGGGCCATTCCTAATACCGAGATCATTCCCAAGGACGTCCCACAAATCACGCCAGCAAGGATTTTTTTATAGTTTTTCTTTAAGAAAGACCATTGTTTATATAGCGGGACAGCTAACGAAACAACAGCAAGCTGTAATAGTTGATTAAAGATGTGGTTAACCTGCCGGTAGGTCGCTTCATGGATATGGAAAATAAACAACAAAAAAACAAGTAGAATAGATGCAGTGTATAAAGGATTTAGCCAGCCTTTTTTATATTTACGATAGAGTTTTAAACTTAAAAAGTAACAACTTATGGTGAGGGTGATACAGAATATAACATTTATGATTAAGAGGGTCATTTTACATTCCTCCTTATTATTTTTTCATACCATTCAACTGGGAGGGCTGTGCCTAGCAAACAGCATATACTACTCACAATAATAATTACTAAGACAGGCCATTGTAATATTTTAAGAAAACTTGAAGACAGAAAGAGACTGGCAATCGGTGGTATAAATAGTAAGGTTAGATGTTTTAACTGAAAGGAAGTAGCTTTCTCAATCCATGCTAATTTGATTATTCCTGTTTGGAGGAAAATAAACAGCAATATCATGCCAACAACACTACCAGGTAAAGGAATATGAAAGAGAATCACGGTACCATAGCCTAACAGGAGAAACCCCAAAATGATGAAAAACTGTAGAACCCTTAATATCATATGGCCTCCCCTCAATCCTAAATAAAGATGTATTAGGTTCAGCTTAGAGTACTTTGAACTCATTGTCATTAAACGTGTCAGAAATTCTTACATACTTTTGGAGTGGAATATTATTAACCTGAAAGAAAATCTTACAAATGTAGTCCCATTGTTTGTGAATATTCTGAGGACAAATTCGTGGAATAAGAAAAACCAAAGCGTGCCAGTAGACCTGGATCTTCCCAACTCCACTTCTTTCAAGTATAATAGAATTCAAATCTTAATATTCGATTCATCTTCGGGGTAGGGTGAAATTCCCAATCGGCGGTATTGAATTTTTTTTCTAAGCCCGCGAGCTCTTTTTTGAGCAGGATTTGGTGTGATTCCAAAGCCGACAGTATAGTCTGGATGGGAGAAGATGAAGGTTCTGCATTCGTTCAACAATGTTAAATAATTGAACGGTTATTAAGCGTGCCTTATTAACTCTCCCTCAAGTATAAAAACTTGAGGGTTTTCTGTTTTTAGGGGTAGCGTCTTACAGTGCTGGATCTTTCTTCTTGAAGTGGATAGATTACAAAAGGAGAGAGAAAAAATGAAAAAATTAAAAGTAAAAGCTATTGTATCAATTGGAATGCTGAGTAGTATTTCGTATATCATGATGCTGCTAAATTTCCCAATGCCGCCGTTTCCTAATTTTCTGTTGGTTGATTTTAGCGATATACCAGCTCTGATTGCAGCATTGATTTTTGGCCCATTGGCGGGTGTTTTAGTTGAATTTATAAAAAATTTCCTAAATTATTTTACGGTAGGAAGTGCAACGGGTGTACCAGTCGGGCAGATTGCTAACTTTATTGCAGGGATTCTGTTTATTCTACCAACTTATTATCTATATAAAAAATTAAAATCGCGTAAAGGCATGACATTTGCTTTGATTGTGGGATCACTCTCAATGGGGATTTTTATGAGTGTATTAAATTATTTTGTCTTTCTACCTGCCTATACATTCTTTTTAAACTCACCGGCCATGTCAACAACTGAAATGCGTCAACTTATTGTTACTGCAATTCTTCCTTTTAATATTATGAAAGGGTTGATTATGAGCACAATCATTTTCTTAATATTTATCCGTATGCAATCTTGGATTGACAAACAAATTGTAATGAAAAGTATGTGATCAACATAATCTAGCTAAAATTAAATAATAAGGTGAGACCATAGGTTCTCACCTCAGATTGTCGAAAAAGGTTATTTTCCCGGCAATTTTTCATTTTGTCAGAACATTAAATGCAGATTTTTAATATGAGATTGTCTATGCTAAGGGACCTGTTGATTTCCACTCCAGGTGCTTCGCTTTCCGCGGGGCGGGCGGTGAGCCTCCTCGTCGCTAATGCTCCTGCGGGGTCTCACCTGTCCCGCTGCTCCCGCAGGAGTCTTCGCACCTTCCGCTCCAATCAACAAGGGGCAAATCAACCTAAAGAATTGCAACACACCTTATCCAACCTGGATAAGTGTGTTGCAATTTTTTTTATTTTTTGGCAGGCTGCAGTAAGGAGAGCCTGTTAACTTACATTCTTCAATCCCCGTAACCGGCAGTAGCGAAGCCCATGCAGCTCTTTTTTAGTCTGCGAAGGTTCGCTCAATTTTTTCTTTTCTAAATTTATAAAGCATTTTTCCTGATTTAGATAAGCGATTTTAACCTTACCTTTTCCTTGTGTTGCTCCCAAATATGTCGTGTTACAACTTTTTCCTTTTCTTCCGTGTTTGAGTCTAACCTCTTCTATTGCCTTGTTTAAGTCATCAAAATATTCCCGAGTACCCACTTCCACTTCTTGTTTAGTAAACTTATGTTTATTTGCGTTTGCCTATAAGTGTGTAGAATCTGTGAATAAAACACGTCCGCCAACCATCTTATGATTTATCGCTGTAAGAACAATCTCATTAAAAAGCTCCTGAAAAATATTTGTATCCTTAAAACGGTGTTGACGATTCCAACTAATCGTAGAGTGATGCGGAACTGGGTCCTTGAATTTTAAACCCAAAAACCAGAGGTAGGCGACGTTTGTTCTTATTTCCCTTTCCAATTGACGTTCGAACGAATGCCATAAAGATAACCAAAGACATCATTTTAAAAAGAACAAGGGATCAGTAGGGCGTCCGTTATCATCGCTATAATAAGGACGGGCCTTATCAAGAAGAAACGAAAAATCGATATATTCGTTAATCAAGCGAAGAAGGTGATCGTCTGGAACTAATATATCGATAGACACAAATTCATATTCACTTTGGCAAGACTCTTTTGGCTTAAACATTGATTTCACCACTTATTTTTATTATATATTAGTTGAGTGGAAGGTCTGTTATTGGAACCGCTCTGTTGATTGGAGTGGAAGGCGCGAAGACTCCTGCGGGAGCAGCGGGACAGGTGAGATCCCGCAGGAGCGTTAGCGACGAGGAGGCTCACCGCCCGCCCCGCGGAAAGCGAAGCGTCTGGAACGGAAATCAACAGACCTATTGAACAGCCTATTTTATTAATAATTATTAATTGTTAATTATTAATAGCGAATTAACGCGGTTAATCACTAAAGTTATTAAACGAAATAATAGACTGTCGAGAGTTTCTCGACAGTCTGAGGTGAGACCATAGGTTCTCACCTTTTTTAGAAAATTTTAGACTTTAAGTGTTTTCAAATTGATAAGTTTCTTTTTTAAAAGGAAAACCTTAACTACTGTCCTCCATCAGACGGATGCATTCCGGACTGCTTAATCCTTAGAAAGATTTGTTCCTGGGATAATTGGTTTTCGTTGTATGTAATCTTTACCTCGCCATCCTCTATATCCACCAAAGCTCTTTCGATTCCATCCATTTTCATGAGGATAGTTTCTAAGGTTTGAACAGGTTGCTCACTTGTAGCTTCTTTAATAAAAATTGTCATTTCCTTCAATTCTAATCCTTCCTCCCAAACGTATTAAGCGCCTTTAAACAAGGCTGTTTTCAGCAACAAAGTTTACGAAAACAGCCTTAAACAAAGATACCCTTGGTCTATTTTTGCCCATTATTTGAAGAAGCATGTAAATTTTCAAATGAATATACTGCAGGTTCAAAGTGAATTATAACTATACCGTTGACTAATATCTAGGAGGTTTAGAAATGCCCGTTTTTGTTTATCAAACTTTTGAAATAAAACAGGATAAATTCGAGGAAGCATTAAAAAATTTACGCAAGCTAAAATCCTACCGAAATGAAACCTTTGAACATGAGGTTGAGATATTGACACCCATATCTGGTCATGACCATTCCTATGCTCTTCTTTCAACTTACGATGGATTAGCTGAAATGGAATTGCAGAATAGAAAAATGTTTGACGATGAAGAATACAAAAAAATAATTGGTGAATTTTTCCTTGAGAATATTGTACAGGGCAGTATGTACACTCAAATGTATCGATCCTTAACAGGAATGAAGAAAGAATCAGATTCAGAAGAGTAAATTCATTATTTAAACAGTAGTTATTAACAAGAATAAAATTTTAGGGGGATGAGGAGGGTTTGCTATGGATTTTTTTATTCCTAATAAAAAATCATGTCATAGCAAGGTAAATGAAAAAGGTAACTTAACATGGTGGCAATTGTCATTAATAGGTGTTGGCTGTACGATAGGCACTGGCTTTTTCCTTGGATCGACAATTGGAATTATCATTACAGGTCCCTCTATTGTTTTTTCCTTTATCTTAGCAGCGTTGGGAACCTATGTGGTATACAATTTATTAGCAAAAATGACGGCAGAGGACCCACAAGAAGGATCCTTCTGTTACTATGCAAAAAAAGCCTATGGACGGTGGGCAGGCTTTAGTTGTGGCTGGAATTATTGGGGTTCTAACATTCTTATTATGGGTAGCCAATTAACGGCCTTGTCCATCTTGTCGAGATTTTGGTTCCCAAATGTTCCGCTATGGGTTTTTGCAGCAGGGTATGCCATTCTAGCGATCATTGTTGTATTAACTGGAAGTAATGGTTTTGATAGAATAGAAAATTTACTAGCTATTATTAAAACGGCTGCAATTGTTATGTTTATTATTCTTGCAATAGCTGCTCTTATGGGGTGGATCCATGGGGACGCTAAACATCCTGGAATACCAAATTCGGCAAAGGACTTTTTTTCAGAGGGATTAAAAGGTTTTTGGGCCTCTTTAATCTATGCTTTTTACGCTTATGGAGGGATAGAAGTAATCGGACTTTTGGCCACAAGACTTAAAAAGAAAGAAGATGCTCCAAAGGCCGGATTGGTGATGTTGATTTTACTCGTTGTAACTTATGTTATATCCCTTGGACTTGCCGTAGCTATGGCTAAACATGGGGCGTTTAATGAAAAAGAAAGCCCATTTGTAACAGCACTTGATCAATACAATCTTCGCATGTTCCCTCATGTATTTAATGGGGCCATTATTATTGCTGGTTTTTCAACGATGACGGCTTCCTTATTTGGAGTAACCACTCTGTTGGTAACGTTAGCAGAAGATGGCGATGCTCCAGCCTTTTTTTCAAAAAGGATTAAAAGATGGAAGAAACTTCCGTTACCTTCCCTAGGTCTCGCAACGATCGGACTGCTTGCATCAATTGTCACAGCACTGCTCCTGCCGGGAAAAATTTATGAGTACATTACCACAGCAGCCGGTATATTAATATTGTTCAACTGGTTCTTCATTATTATTTCTGCATTTCGAATATTAAAAATAAAAATGTGGGGGAAGATTTTAGGCTTTATCGGACTAATATTAATTTTGGCAGCCATAAGTGGAACTTTGATAGAAAAAAATATTCGTTTTGGATTTTTTGTTAGCTTATTATTTGTAGTAATCATCGGTGTTGTTGCGTTGATCATGCAAAAAATGGTCTGGAAAAAGGAAAGTCATGCAAGGTAAATCCATGATTTATAAACCCTAAACATTGTAAATCCAAAAATCATTAACTACTTAATAAGGGGGGGAAGTTTTAATTCTACGTTAATAACCCTTTGTTCATCAAAGGATAAATTTAATAGTAATATAAAAACGTTGGTAGCTATTACTAACGTTTTTATGTCGTCTTAACGATTTTTCAAAAAATTACTAACAAGATTTTTTTAAAGTAATTGACAATCATTATCATTGGAATTAAAATAATAAATGCGTAGATGGTATTGAGATTCATTATCAATTACGAAGAGGGCTGTATACCAGGAGGATTTTTATGGGCAAAAAAATACTACTTAAAATATCTATCATTCTATTAATAATAGGGTTTGGCGTACATATTCCTGTTTTAGCAGATGGAAATTCTAGTGAGGATATCAAAAGGGCTGAAGAATCCGTTGACACAGCGATTGACTTCGCTTCAAAGGGTAACCTTCCAGAAGCACAGAAGGCCTATGATCAATTTAATAAAACATGGCGACAAATTGAAGAAGGAATTAAAAACGATTCAGCAACTGCATACCGAGATATTGAATCGAATATGGGGAAAGTTGTATATGCCTTTACCTTAAAGAAACCTGACCAGGTTTTACAGGCTTTGCAGGAATTAAAGGCAGTTAATGAAAAAGTTGCTATTGGTGGTTACCCAAAAGAAGCTGGGTTTAAGAAAGAAGATATTTCTTTAGATGACTTTATTCTCCTTTTGCAGCAAACCAAGGAGGATGTGAGTAACAAAAATCAAACGCAAGCTCTTGCCAGCATAAAGAAGGCCAGTGATAGCTGGTTGAGTGTGGAAGGGGTTGTGGTCGCACAATCTGCTTCTGTCTATAGTGATTCGGAAAGAGATTTAGTCACGATTCAAGCTATGCTTGCTACCGAACCAGCAAACTTTAAGCAAGCTAATAAAACTATTGATAACATGGTAAAATACCTGACCCCGTTAGCTAACAAATCTGAATATACCTATTGGGATGCAGCGATGATTCTCATTCGTGAAGGATTGGAAGCTTTGCTTGTCGTTATTGCACTTTTATCATTTGTTAAAAAATCTGGTGAATCGAAGGGAAAAGGTTGGGTTTGGACAGGGGTCCTGTCAGGTTTAATTGTAAGTGTAATTCTTGCTCTCATCGTAAAATTTGTGATTTCATCAGGTGCCTTCGGTAATAACAATGCTCTTATTGCAGGCTGGACAGGTGTATTTGCGGCCGTAATGTTATTGTATATGAGCTACTGGCTCCATAGCCAATCTAGTATCGCCGATTGGAATCGCTATATTCGCGAGAAAAGCCAGACCGCATTAACTACAGGAAAGCTTGTATCGTTAGGTGTTCTTGCCTTTCTAGCAGTATTTCGAGAAGGGACAGAAACAGTATTATTTTACATTGGAATGGCGAACCAAATTAAGCTTCAGTCTCTGTTAATTGGATTTCTAATTGGTACAGTAATACTAGGAATCTTAGCCTATTTAATGATTTTTGT of the Bacillus sp. 1NLA3E genome contains:
- a CDS encoding LrgB family protein, whose protein sequence is MTLLIINVIFCITLTISCYFLSLKLYRKYKKGWLNPLYTASILLVFLLFIFHIHEATYRQVNHIFNQLLQLAVVSLAVPLYKQWSFLKKNYKKILAGVICGTSLGMISVLGMAQIFHLKHQLLASLIPRSVTLPIALTISSDLGGITSTTIFFVIISALISLIIGPKLLNQLGIKSKSAKGLAMGTSAQMLGANRSLLWGEEEGAMGNIAMTTSALFLSMVVPIIPYIF
- a CDS encoding heavy-metal-associated domain-containing protein — translated: MTIFIKEATSEQPVQTLETILMKMDGIERALVDIEDGEVKITYNENQLSQEQIFLRIKQSGMHPSDGGQ
- a CDS encoding efflux RND transporter permease subunit, whose protein sequence is MIRLIEGTMKRSVLILSFVVLILAWGTMSAFQMQRDYLPPINNTALMVTIQANNYQADQVKKLITAKVEEAVGTVDKLSYIEANSFDGGLMSSLYFPGKTDMEKAENEVKAAVEKIKWPDGVKTPQITRISTNSFPVMRLSLTSSSKNLNENQLRTSIQEKVVNEIKDVPGVREVRVTGTGKDGYLLTLSAGALKKYGLTVKDIQTALSSIHPNWPQGTINEKGGPEGQISMPIRVTDWSINSNDLKNVKIPIKGTNTVDLQEVAKIDNSIIDLQTISRTGGQPSVLVDILKTPSSNITDVTERINERIKEIPEINSEAVQLSVLLDQGNEINSALKGLIIEGLMGIVFSVICVFLFFRNIRSTMIIAISLPICLLSATAILKAMDVSLNILTISGLIVAMGRVVDDSIVVIDNMYKKQMKEFNGHVSMRHLAEGVVEMIPAIVASTATTVSVFLPISIIGGLISSAFSGFAWSVVIALGTSLAVSIIVVPALAFLLWRKQPVTKSIEVETKAQEILKKVFLKKKIIVALTAALFAITIVKALFLPVNFFPNGYSKGVAIQVELPEKSQLSDVDAEVKNIETLLKDNPKVEKFSSTLGSVFTPMFDDVFDEGGGWMQKQNVANISVGIKDQTDTDLFVKQLRKKLATLSTAAVYTVINQNISGDDSRLKVILTGGDHHELEKTAIMVRSKLQMIPNLSVEGSANDADASMKHYLSLNQEKIQSLGLNVDEVLNRINSYLPQDVRMDVSSGDSITPIDLRMDKEESLVLAGDPDPEKTILSKIGHEMFTIKDGSKVSLAEITSLETSNQTVISERDGRPFAAITANIVTRDIGKVSKQVKDTMKTLNLPSGIEYSIGGISQQVKQMVMEMILALALSLALVLMIVSAVFRGWQAPAAVLVCIPMALIGSVWSMTIFGMEWNLAALIGMLMLTGIVVTNGIVLVDKIERNLADGMETIQAIVLGTATRVRPVLMTAGTTILTLLPLVFSNSGNTIVSKTLGVVVVGGMISSTLICLLVIPILYERLSRKATHTKNNHQQHVSA
- a CDS encoding ECF transporter S component, which codes for MKKLKVKAIVSIGMLSSISYIMMLLNFPMPPFPNFLLVDFSDIPALIAALIFGPLAGVLVEFIKNFLNYFTVGSATGVPVGQIANFIAGILFILPTYYLYKKLKSRKGMTFALIVGSLSMGIFMSVLNYFVFLPAYTFFLNSPAMSTTEMRQLIVTAILPFNIMKGLIMSTIIFLIFIRMQSWIDKQIVMKSM
- a CDS encoding amino acid permease, with product MDFFIPNKKSCHSKVNEKGNLTWWQLSLIGVGCTIGTGFFLGSTIGIIITGPSIVFSFILAALGTYVVYNLLAKMTAEDPQEGSFCYYAKKAYGRWAGFSCGWNYWGSNILIMGSQLTALSILSRFWFPNVPLWVFAAGYAILAIIVVLTGSNGFDRIENLLAIIKTAAIVMFIILAIAALMGWIHGDAKHPGIPNSAKDFFSEGLKGFWASLIYAFYAYGGIEVIGLLATRLKKKEDAPKAGLVMLILLVVTYVISLGLAVAMAKHGAFNEKESPFVTALDQYNLRMFPHVFNGAIIIAGFSTMTASLFGVTTLLVTLAEDGDAPAFFSKRIKRWKKLPLPSLGLATIGLLASIVTALLLPGKIYEYITTAAGILILFNWFFIIISAFRILKIKMWGKILGFIGLILILAAISGTLIEKNIRFGFFVSLLFVVIIGVVALIMQKMVWKKESHAR
- a CDS encoding FTR1 family iron permease, encoding MGKKILLKISIILLIIGFGVHIPVLADGNSSEDIKRAEESVDTAIDFASKGNLPEAQKAYDQFNKTWRQIEEGIKNDSATAYRDIESNMGKVVYAFTLKKPDQVLQALQELKAVNEKVAIGGYPKEAGFKKEDISLDDFILLLQQTKEDVSNKNQTQALASIKKASDSWLSVEGVVVAQSASVYSDSERDLVTIQAMLATEPANFKQANKTIDNMVKYLTPLANKSEYTYWDAAMILIREGLEALLVVIALLSFVKKSGESKGKGWVWTGVLSGLIVSVILALIVKFVISSGAFGNNNALIAGWTGVFAAVMLLYMSYWLHSQSSIADWNRYIREKSQTALTTGKLVSLGVLAFLAVFREGTETVLFYIGMANQIKLQSLLIGFLIGTVILGILAYLMIFVGLKLPLRPFFMVSSVIVFYLCIKFTGMGIHSLQLAGLIPTTNVQSIPSIEFFALSSSWESTIPQLILVLAAVMILLSKRYKSKKLITANNKK
- a CDS encoding CidA/LrgA family protein; the protein is MILRVLQFFIILGFLLLGYGTVILFHIPLPGSVVGMILLFIFLQTGIIKLAWIEKATSFQLKHLTLLFIPPIASLFLSSSFLKILQWPVLVIIIVSSICCLLGTALPVEWYEKIIRRNVK